Part of the Choloepus didactylus isolate mChoDid1 chromosome 27, mChoDid1.pri, whole genome shotgun sequence genome is shown below.
ATCCCTGACTTAAGCACCTGCCAATGCCCAGGACCCAGGCATGGTGGGAATTAAGAAAAGGTTTGCTGAATGAGTAAGTCAGCATCTAATTCAAAGTAGGAATGGGAAAATACTAAGTTTTCTCACTAAACATAAGGCAAGAGACAGAGAAGTTCATTATATCTAGTCTTTAACGTTTTACTGAAGGTAATGATTAATACAACTAGTCATGAGAAAGCAGCTGGAGAGATAAGAATTGGAAGGGAAGATCTAAATCCATTCCTAATTAAGAAATGATTAAAGGGACAGTTCACCAAGAAGATAcaacaatcataagtatttatacACCAAGCAGAAGTGCTCCTAAATACATGAGGCAGAGCAATCTGGTGTTCATGCCCTTAGTACGCCTCTCGTACCTTGACTCCGGTTGTCCTCGTGAGCCCCGTTTGTGCTCAGTATCCTGTGCACACGCCTTGCAAGTAACCACGCCATGAGTTTGACTTCCAATTCCAGCATACGAGTTGAATGGATTGCAGCAGTTACCATTGCTGCTGGAACAGCTGCAATTGGTTATCTAGCATACAAAAGATTTTATATTAAAGATCATCGCAACAAAGCTATGGTAAACCTTCACATCCAGAAAGACAACCCCAAGGTAGTGCATGCTTTTGACATGGAGGATTTGGGAGATAAAGCTGTGTACTGCCGTTGTTGGAGGTCCAAAAAGTTTCCACTCTGTGATGGGTCTCACACAAAACACAATGAGGAAACTTGAGACAACGTGGGACCTCTgatcattaagaaaaaagaaacttaaatggACAATTTTGATGCTGCAAACTACATTGTCATAATGTTACCTGATTGTTTAATTAGAATGAATAGCACTTCTGTGTGATTCACATCCCCGAGATACTAGATGTGATATATTGCAAACTGCAGCTTTCATATTCATGGCATTTGCCTTACTTGTTGAAACATCATGGTGCACATTtgtttaaacaaagaaaaaacaaaaaaaaaaaaaaaggaaaaaggaaaaaccaacCTCATGGCCTGTGGGTTATTTTGGTCTTGTAAGGaaccatttctttaaatttaaaatgatgacaTTAGAATATAGTTGAATGTTGAAGATAACATATGAAATTATTCTCAAAATCATGTTATGTAGAGATTGTTTCAAAGAAAAAGTATCACCTCTTCATATTCTTCGTTAACCTGGAAAGTAAATTAGTAAATTAGT
Proteins encoded:
- the LOC119521044 gene encoding CDGSH iron-sulfur domain-containing protein 1-like, encoding MSLTSNSSIRVEWIAAVTIAAGTAAIGYLAYKRFYIKDHRNKAMVNLHIQKDNPKVVHAFDMEDLGDKAVYCRCWRSKKFPLCDGSHTKHNEET